The following coding sequences are from one Nitrospirae bacterium YQR-1 window:
- a CDS encoding HEAT repeat domain-containing protein has translation MNKAKLDKLKEHLNHADVSKRRQAASMLGEGGECAIYPLIKALFDSSLAVQDSAAQSLIKIGTEAVAYMTIPVLRKEASQRNAALLILKDLGEISVPFLYDLLTDSDDDMRKFAVDLLGDIRTGVDYKLLVPMLKDENANVRAATCRSLGLLNIKETVRYLEEALSDEEEWVAFTALEALGTMEREEAVASISNLCNSPSQVLKFAAFETLGRIPSKQSREAIIECTLNTDPITKSVAVKSLVKLGIEPEMGFLAQDLREMLSSDDWEDKLAAISGLTIIKDKDSLYNLLDLAGSLDTSNPENEEHVAIIKDAVVKIADCPTLLCLLDYNGFKFRGMAILLETLGKLKCVEAVAPLVTLLRRSSLRDIRREAAQSLVEIADESCVEPLIEALSDDDGHVRKQSIYALRKLKAKKAFLPILELISRETYEDVVDEGVKALLSMDSSKFLHKASSYPDNFKIYIAKYTQELELLLDLSKDNSKNVKIAAVSRLGSFNLSGAFDRLGELLEDPDVELRRSAAMTLNQNAVFIEGLLRAVKDNDMWVRFYALKSLAASKGDEFTGVLTEALNDHENLVIMGAIDALASLGGHVAYEALYPLKDHTDDALRQRIEEVLSAL, from the coding sequence ATGAACAAGGCGAAATTAGATAAATTAAAAGAACATCTCAACCATGCCGATGTATCCAAAAGGCGGCAGGCGGCCTCGATGCTTGGTGAGGGTGGTGAGTGTGCAATTTATCCGTTAATAAAGGCACTCTTTGACTCAAGCCTTGCAGTGCAAGACTCTGCAGCCCAGTCTTTAATAAAAATAGGCACTGAGGCAGTAGCTTATATGACCATACCGGTTTTACGAAAAGAGGCTTCTCAGAGAAATGCCGCTCTGTTAATTCTTAAAGACCTTGGCGAGATATCTGTACCGTTTCTATACGACCTCTTAACCGACAGTGACGACGACATGCGGAAGTTTGCCGTGGATTTGCTAGGTGATATAAGAACTGGAGTTGATTACAAGCTGTTAGTCCCTATGCTTAAAGATGAAAACGCAAATGTAAGAGCTGCCACGTGCCGCTCATTAGGCCTTTTAAACATAAAAGAGACGGTGAGGTATCTCGAGGAGGCGCTTTCAGATGAGGAGGAATGGGTAGCCTTCACCGCCCTTGAAGCCCTTGGCACTATGGAGCGTGAGGAAGCAGTGGCCTCTATCAGTAATCTCTGCAACAGCCCGTCTCAGGTGCTGAAGTTTGCAGCCTTTGAAACTCTCGGTAGAATTCCCTCAAAACAATCCAGGGAAGCCATTATTGAATGTACCCTCAATACCGACCCCATTACTAAATCAGTCGCTGTAAAAAGCCTGGTTAAGCTGGGGATAGAGCCTGAAATGGGTTTCCTTGCTCAAGACCTAAGAGAAATGCTGAGCAGTGATGACTGGGAGGATAAACTTGCCGCCATCTCAGGCCTCACTATAATAAAAGATAAAGACTCTTTGTATAATCTTTTGGATTTAGCCGGCTCTCTGGACACTTCCAATCCTGAAAATGAAGAACATGTTGCAATCATAAAAGATGCTGTTGTAAAGATAGCCGACTGCCCCACCCTGCTTTGTCTTCTTGATTACAATGGTTTTAAGTTCAGAGGCATGGCTATTTTATTGGAAACACTGGGGAAATTAAAATGTGTCGAGGCCGTTGCTCCCCTGGTGACACTACTTAGGAGAAGCTCTCTCAGAGATATTCGCAGGGAGGCGGCTCAGTCGCTGGTTGAAATAGCAGACGAGAGCTGTGTGGAACCGCTGATAGAGGCACTTTCCGATGATGACGGCCACGTCAGAAAACAGAGCATCTATGCACTGAGAAAACTGAAAGCCAAAAAAGCATTTTTACCTATACTTGAGCTGATAAGCAGGGAGACTTACGAGGACGTTGTTGACGAGGGCGTTAAGGCACTGTTGTCTATGGATTCATCCAAGTTTCTGCACAAAGCCTCCTCTTACCCTGACAATTTTAAAATTTATATCGCAAAATATACGCAGGAGCTGGAGCTGCTCCTTGACCTCTCTAAAGACAACAGTAAAAATGTTAAAATAGCGGCGGTTTCACGGCTTGGCTCGTTTAATCTAAGCGGCGCATTTGACAGGCTTGGTGAGCTGTTGGAGGACCCTGATGTGGAATTAAGGCGTTCGGCGGCAATGACTTTAAACCAGAACGCTGTTTTTATTGAAGGGCTGCTGAGGGCTGTTAAAGATAATGATATGTGGGTGAGGTTTTATGCGTTAAAGAGTCTTGCCGCTTCAAAGGGTGATGAGTTTACCGGTGTACTAACGGAGGCACTTAATGATCACGAAAATCTCGTTATAATGGGGGCAATTGACGCACTGGCCTCTTTGGGCGGCCATGTTGCTTATGAGGCACTTTATCCGTTAAAAGACCATACGGATGATGCTCTCAGGCAGCGTATTGAAGAGGTACTATCAGCTTTATGA
- a CDS encoding class I SAM-dependent methyltransferase — protein sequence MKNKKGHAEKVESFFNSLSMEWERNYEADGIMAERAGRFTGALTERLPSGSLVLDFGCGSGDLTNCLLEAGFQMHGYDLSEMMIKRARERYESSGIIFTCSGADFTQKLPYDDGTFDAVTASSVFEYIEDPVSYFKEIFRLLKPGGFFILTVPDNRHTERIKEKKKVKFYNKKIISYFIKFLPDIITKRLNTDFYRISKTRPEIETWVEMLRLCGFTVESVPQCYAPLVLLVATC from the coding sequence ATGAAAAATAAGAAAGGACATGCAGAAAAAGTAGAGAGTTTCTTTAACAGTCTTTCTATGGAGTGGGAGAGAAACTATGAAGCGGACGGAATAATGGCCGAAAGAGCAGGAAGATTTACCGGAGCACTCACAGAAAGACTGCCATCAGGCTCTCTTGTGCTTGATTTTGGTTGTGGAAGCGGGGATTTGACTAATTGCCTGCTGGAGGCGGGGTTTCAGATGCACGGCTATGATCTCTCAGAGATGATGATAAAAAGAGCACGTGAGAGATATGAATCTTCCGGTATAATATTTACATGCTCAGGCGCTGACTTTACACAAAAGCTGCCATATGATGACGGCACCTTTGACGCTGTAACAGCCTCAAGCGTATTTGAGTACATAGAAGACCCTGTTAGTTATTTCAAAGAGATATTTCGTTTGTTAAAACCCGGTGGATTTTTTATTTTAACCGTCCCTGACAACAGACACACGGAAAGAATAAAAGAGAAAAAGAAAGTAAAATTCTATAATAAAAAAATCATAAGTTATTTCATAAAATTTCTGCCGGATATAATCACAAAGCGCTTGAACACTGATTTTTACAGGATTTCAAAAACGAGGCCTGAGATTGAAACATGGGTAGAGATGTTAAGGCTCTGTGGTTTTACAGTTGAAAGCGTGCCGCAGTGTTATGCCCCGCTTGTTTTATTAGTAGCAACGTGCTGA
- a CDS encoding MltA domain-containing protein, which produces MKLLKFKYKPVILSCLFLTALFGCVVTMRPPYEGPPQFPVEGDALMRLGPERFPGFSDDYSMQSLKEAITRSIKYLSKLNENDTVRYARDVYTIRELKESLSYFLTLINETEGDFNLLNRRIKEHFAVYAATGSDAGGSIFFTGYYLPALKGSKVKTARYRYPLYATPPDRITAELSSFKEHFKGETIVGRVIGTKMLPYYTNGEIMKGALEGRGLELFWVDDKVDLFFLQVQGSGIIEFEDGKSVNVGYSGGNGHAYKSIGKLLADEGKIPLSEVTAQAIKKYLREHPEETDRVISYNPSYVFFKESKEPAVGAAAMPLVAGRNIAVDKSVFPLGSLVFVSSYKAQFSSDGKTATAVPLMRFALCMDTGGAIKGPGRADFFWGGGKEAEAQAGVMKDHGIMYVIVKKKAGD; this is translated from the coding sequence ATGAAACTACTCAAGTTTAAATATAAACCGGTTATTTTAAGTTGTCTTTTTTTAACAGCGTTGTTTGGTTGTGTGGTTACTATGAGACCCCCTTATGAGGGGCCTCCTCAATTCCCTGTGGAGGGGGATGCGTTGATGCGTCTGGGACCGGAGCGTTTTCCGGGCTTTTCCGATGACTACTCCATGCAGTCCCTGAAAGAAGCCATAACCCGCTCCATCAAGTACCTGAGCAAGCTAAATGAAAACGACACGGTCAGGTATGCAAGGGATGTCTATACAATCAGGGAATTAAAAGAATCCCTGTCGTATTTTCTTACTTTGATAAATGAGACGGAAGGTGATTTTAATCTTCTAAACCGGCGTATAAAGGAGCACTTCGCCGTCTATGCAGCCACAGGGTCAGACGCCGGAGGTAGTATTTTTTTTACCGGATACTACTTGCCGGCATTAAAAGGCAGCAAGGTAAAAACCGCCCGCTACCGATACCCTCTCTATGCCACCCCGCCTGACCGTATAACAGCAGAGCTTAGTTCTTTTAAAGAACACTTCAAAGGAGAGACCATTGTCGGACGTGTTATCGGCACCAAAATGCTGCCCTACTATACAAACGGTGAAATAATGAAAGGCGCACTTGAGGGCAGAGGGTTAGAGCTGTTTTGGGTGGATGACAAGGTGGATTTGTTCTTTTTACAGGTTCAGGGTTCAGGAATAATAGAGTTTGAAGACGGCAAAAGTGTAAACGTTGGTTACAGCGGAGGAAACGGCCACGCATACAAAAGCATTGGAAAACTTCTTGCCGATGAGGGTAAGATTCCTTTAAGTGAGGTGACCGCTCAAGCCATCAAGAAGTATCTGAGGGAACATCCAGAAGAGACAGACCGCGTGATTTCCTATAATCCCAGCTATGTGTTTTTTAAGGAATCAAAAGAGCCTGCTGTTGGGGCTGCCGCAATGCCCCTTGTTGCAGGCAGAAACATAGCAGTTGATAAGTCGGTCTTTCCTCTTGGCTCTCTTGTCTTTGTATCATCTTATAAGGCACAATTCAGCTCAGACGGTAAAACAGCTACCGCAGTCCCGCTTATGCGGTTTGCCCTTTGTATGGACACAGGCGGGGCAATCAAAGGCCCGGGCAGGGCTGACTTTTTCTGGGGTGGGGGCAAAGAAGCCGAGGCACAAGCCGGTGTTATGAAAGACCACGGGATAATGTATGTTATCGTTAAGAAAAAAGCCGGAGATTAA
- the murQ gene encoding N-acetylmuramic acid 6-phosphate etherase — MITESLHQKCKGLDCQPVAGIFDLMSADNAAVVRAVEAAREPICRAIEDAYNTIRAGGTLLYVGAGTSGRLGVLDASEMFPTFSAPPSMIQAVIAGGADALTMPIEGAEDSAEAGTEAVKMITANDMVLGITASGTAPYVIAALKEAKHRGAKIWLLTCNDCTCDFCPDVINIVTGPELIAGSTRLKAGTATKMALNMISTITMIKLGRVYDGYMVDVIPSNKKLKKRAARIISEITGCSKERAAGLISESGGNPKTAVLMELRKLSKEEAAIALQNSGGSLRAALKC, encoded by the coding sequence GTGATTACGGAAAGTTTACATCAAAAGTGCAAAGGGCTTGACTGTCAGCCGGTTGCAGGCATTTTTGATTTGATGAGTGCTGACAATGCAGCTGTGGTAAGGGCGGTAGAGGCGGCAAGGGAGCCAATTTGCAGAGCTATCGAGGATGCGTATAATACGATAAGGGCAGGAGGAACGCTGCTCTATGTCGGGGCAGGCACCAGCGGGCGGCTTGGTGTGCTGGATGCCTCCGAGATGTTTCCCACATTTAGCGCCCCACCCTCTATGATACAGGCTGTGATAGCCGGCGGTGCCGATGCTCTGACCATGCCCATTGAGGGAGCCGAGGACAGCGCAGAGGCCGGCACAGAGGCTGTTAAAATGATCACAGCAAATGATATGGTTTTGGGAATAACCGCCTCAGGCACTGCGCCGTATGTCATTGCCGCCCTGAAAGAGGCAAAACACAGGGGCGCTAAAATATGGCTTCTGACCTGTAACGATTGCACCTGTGATTTTTGCCCCGATGTAATTAATATTGTAACCGGCCCTGAGCTTATCGCAGGCTCAACCCGCCTTAAAGCAGGCACTGCCACTAAAATGGCACTCAATATGATTTCAACAATAACTATGATTAAGCTGGGAAGAGTGTATGACGGTTACATGGTTGATGTAATACCCTCCAACAAAAAGCTTAAAAAACGGGCTGCAAGAATAATCTCGGAGATTACGGGCTGCTCAAAAGAACGGGCTGCCGGGTTGATTTCAGAAAGTGGTGGAAACCCTAAGACCGCTGTTTTAATGGAACTCAGGAAGCTAAGCAAAGAAGAGGCCGCAATTGCCTTGCAAAACTCCGGCGGATCACTGAGAGCCGCACTGAAATGCTGA
- a CDS encoding anhydro-N-acetylmuramic acid kinase, giving the protein MLNMGGSGSKKIIGLMSGTSHDGVDAAVVEITDTAGDNALKTDLLYHIHKKYPEKLRIKIRAAFSGNTETICRLNFELGEFFALCVNQLIAGCGIKKDDIAVVASHGQTIYHIPPIGGKGGSTLQIGESSIIAARTGLAVVSDFRPKDMAYGGQGAPLVPIADYLLFSKPGVVRAVVNIGGMANATILNGNIENTVAFDTGPGNSLIDEMIVLKTNGKLSFDNGGGIARNGTPDKRLLSELLSHPYLRKKPPKSTGRETFGRALSENICNRYRDLRYDDLISTLTHFTAKTIFNSIKPYRPVEVIVTGGGVRNEFLMELISSMFLPEGADVKNISEYGIPPEAKEAVSFAIIGYRTLKGLPGNVPSATGALSGTILGKLTLP; this is encoded by the coding sequence ATGCTGAATATGGGCGGCTCAGGGAGCAAAAAAATCATCGGCCTAATGTCCGGCACTTCCCATGACGGGGTGGACGCCGCTGTGGTTGAGATTACAGATACCGCCGGTGACAACGCACTCAAAACTGATTTGCTTTATCATATACATAAAAAGTATCCTGAAAAATTGCGGATAAAAATACGTGCCGCCTTTAGCGGCAATACGGAAACCATATGCAGGCTTAACTTTGAGCTTGGTGAGTTCTTTGCGCTTTGTGTGAATCAGTTGATTGCCGGCTGTGGAATTAAAAAAGATGATATTGCCGTTGTTGCCTCACACGGGCAGACCATCTATCATATACCGCCCATTGGGGGAAAGGGCGGCAGCACTCTTCAAATCGGAGAGTCCTCAATAATCGCCGCACGCACGGGCTTAGCCGTCGTGTCCGATTTCCGGCCAAAGGACATGGCCTATGGGGGACAGGGCGCCCCGCTTGTGCCCATTGCTGACTATCTGCTCTTTAGTAAGCCGGGTGTTGTGAGGGCTGTGGTAAATATCGGCGGAATGGCAAATGCCACAATCTTAAATGGGAATATCGAAAACACGGTAGCATTTGACACAGGGCCGGGTAATTCCCTGATTGATGAGATGATAGTGCTCAAAACCAACGGTAAGCTCAGCTTTGATAACGGCGGCGGCATTGCAAGAAATGGAACTCCGGATAAACGCCTTTTGAGTGAACTTTTGAGCCATCCGTATTTAAGAAAAAAGCCTCCGAAATCCACAGGCAGGGAAACTTTCGGCAGAGCACTTTCTGAGAATATTTGCAACCGCTACAGAGACCTGCGGTACGATGACCTCATCTCCACTCTTACCCATTTTACAGCTAAAACGATATTTAATTCCATCAAGCCCTACCGGCCCGTGGAGGTTATAGTGACAGGAGGGGGCGTTAGAAACGAGTTTCTGATGGAACTAATAAGCAGTATGTTTTTGCCGGAGGGCGCGGATGTTAAAAACATATCTGAATACGGGATACCACCGGAGGCTAAAGAGGCGGTAAGTTTTGCAATTATCGGCTACAGAACCCTCAAAGGTCTGCCGGGTAACGTACCGTCGGCAACGGGCGCTCTGAGTGGTACAATACTTGGTAAACTTACACTGCCGTAA
- a CDS encoding aminotransferase class I/II-fold pyridoxal phosphate-dependent enzyme, with translation MFEFKRIKRLPPYVFAIVNNLKYEARRRGEDIIDLGMGNPDLPTPDHIVSKLRESSKNPKNHRYSASRGITQLRMAICEWYERRYNVYLDPDVNTVVTIGSKEGLSHLALAVIEPGDVALTPTPAYPIHPYAVIIAGGQVRNIPIGPGIDFFEEMENAYRNSWPRPKLLIINFPHNPTTEVVDGLDFFEKVVDFAKENKLLVVHDLAYADLVFDGYKAPSFLQVKGALDVGVEFFSMTKSYSMAGWRMGFCSGNKEVVGALTKIKSYLDYGTFQPIQIASIVALRGKQDCVNKIAETYEKRRNVLIDGLKRAGWDIPAPKATMFVWAQIPEEFRKLGSLEFSKLIMMEAKVAVSPGIGFGEGGDDYVRFALVENEQRIKQAVKGIKKFLSK, from the coding sequence ATGTTTGAATTTAAAAGAATAAAACGGCTGCCACCGTATGTTTTTGCAATCGTAAATAACCTCAAATATGAAGCAAGACGGCGCGGAGAGGACATAATAGACCTCGGTATGGGCAACCCCGACTTGCCGACCCCTGACCACATTGTAAGCAAACTGCGGGAGTCATCCAAGAACCCTAAAAACCACCGTTACTCGGCCTCACGCGGCATAACTCAACTCAGAATGGCTATTTGCGAGTGGTATGAAAGAAGATATAACGTTTATCTCGACCCTGATGTAAACACTGTTGTTACAATAGGCTCAAAAGAGGGCTTAAGCCATTTGGCTCTGGCTGTAATAGAGCCCGGGGATGTTGCTCTTACTCCCACACCGGCATATCCTATCCATCCTTACGCTGTGATAATTGCCGGAGGGCAGGTTAGAAATATACCTATCGGCCCCGGAATCGATTTCTTTGAAGAGATGGAAAATGCCTACAGAAATTCGTGGCCCCGCCCTAAACTGCTTATTATTAATTTCCCGCATAATCCCACCACTGAGGTCGTGGATGGACTGGATTTCTTTGAAAAAGTCGTGGATTTTGCCAAAGAAAATAAACTGCTTGTGGTACACGATCTTGCATATGCCGACCTTGTGTTTGACGGGTATAAGGCTCCCAGCTTTTTACAGGTTAAGGGAGCACTTGATGTCGGAGTTGAGTTTTTCTCTATGACAAAAAGTTACTCCATGGCCGGCTGGAGAATGGGTTTTTGCTCCGGCAACAAGGAAGTTGTGGGGGCACTTACTAAAATTAAAAGTTATCTCGATTACGGAACATTTCAGCCGATTCAGATAGCCTCCATTGTCGCCCTCAGAGGCAAACAGGACTGTGTTAATAAAATTGCGGAAACCTACGAAAAACGCAGAAACGTACTCATTGACGGCCTTAAACGTGCCGGCTGGGACATCCCCGCACCGAAGGCTACAATGTTTGTCTGGGCACAGATACCGGAAGAGTTCAGAAAACTTGGTTCCCTTGAATTTTCAAAACTGATAATGATGGAGGCTAAGGTGGCGGTGTCACCGGGAATTGGTTTTGGAGAGGGTGGGGACGATTACGTACGTTTTGCCCTTGTCGAAAATGAGCAGAGAATCAAGCAAGCCGTAAAGGGAATTAAAAAGTTTCTGTCAAAATGA
- a CDS encoding homoserine dehydrogenase, which translates to MMTLNVGIIGLGTVGGGTAKILLNNTALIQSRLGLNIRLKKISDLDIERDRGFSIPEGILTKDAYEIINDPEISVVVELIGGINPAKKFIIDALKNGKHVVTANKALLATHGTDIFEAATENKRIVGFEAAVAGGIPIIKVIREGLAANNILSIYGIINGTSNYILTKMTKEGAEFAKTLAEAQRLGYAEADPTFDIEGIDTAHKLTLLASLSYGIPLSFDSIYKEGITAITPEDIQYAAELGYKIKLLAIAKVAGGEIELRVHPTMIPDSFMISKVDDVLNAVYVTGDAVGETMYYGRGAGDMPTGSAVVSDIMDIAKNPNAPLTQVIGSQRTEFKIKDIKDTETMYYFRFTALDKPGVLSKISGTLGQHNISISAVIQKERRAGEAVPLVVLTHKAIESNVTKAISEIDTMPIVCAKTKFIRVEGRE; encoded by the coding sequence ATGATGACCCTCAATGTCGGCATTATCGGGCTTGGTACAGTGGGAGGCGGCACTGCTAAAATTCTCCTCAACAATACTGCTTTAATACAAAGCCGCTTAGGTTTAAACATCCGCCTTAAGAAAATATCCGATCTGGATATCGAAAGAGACCGCGGATTTAGCATTCCCGAGGGCATACTGACCAAAGACGCCTACGAAATAATCAACGACCCCGAAATATCCGTTGTAGTGGAACTCATAGGCGGTATAAATCCCGCAAAAAAATTCATCATAGATGCGCTGAAAAATGGAAAGCACGTAGTTACAGCAAATAAAGCGCTTTTAGCGACCCATGGAACCGATATATTTGAAGCTGCTACTGAAAACAAACGCATTGTCGGATTTGAAGCCGCCGTAGCCGGAGGCATCCCCATTATAAAGGTGATAAGGGAAGGGCTTGCCGCTAATAACATTCTATCCATATACGGCATAATAAACGGCACATCCAACTACATTTTAACAAAGATGACTAAAGAGGGTGCAGAGTTTGCCAAAACCCTTGCTGAGGCCCAACGCCTTGGGTATGCCGAGGCCGACCCCACTTTTGACATAGAGGGTATTGATACCGCCCATAAGCTGACACTTTTAGCATCGCTCTCATATGGTATCCCCCTTTCGTTTGACAGTATTTACAAAGAGGGTATTACCGCCATAACCCCCGAGGACATTCAATATGCCGCCGAGCTCGGATATAAAATAAAACTGCTTGCCATAGCTAAAGTTGCCGGAGGTGAAATAGAACTCCGCGTGCATCCGACCATGATACCGGATAGTTTTATGATATCCAAGGTGGATGATGTTCTAAATGCCGTCTATGTAACCGGAGATGCTGTCGGTGAGACTATGTATTATGGGCGCGGCGCAGGTGATATGCCCACAGGAAGCGCCGTTGTAAGCGACATAATGGACATTGCCAAAAACCCAAATGCCCCGCTTACACAGGTTATAGGTTCGCAAAGAACGGAATTTAAAATAAAAGACATAAAAGACACCGAGACGATGTACTATTTTCGCTTTACCGCTCTTGACAAGCCCGGCGTACTCTCTAAAATATCCGGCACATTAGGGCAACACAACATCAGCATTTCCGCCGTGATTCAAAAAGAACGTCGTGCAGGTGAGGCAGTCCCTCTTGTGGTTTTAACCCATAAGGCCATCGAGAGTAATGTTACAAAAGCGATAAGTGAAATAGACACTATGCCGATAGTCTGCGCTAAAACAAAATTTATACGGGTAGAGGGTAGAGAATAA
- a CDS encoding sulfurtransferase TusA family protein: protein MEEILPDKKIDIRGLKCPYTFVRSKLTIEAMELGQVLEILLDYQEASNSIPKSMEDHGHKVLRVEKISDKDWIILIRKEKE from the coding sequence ATGGAAGAAATCCTTCCGGATAAGAAAATAGATATAAGAGGGCTTAAGTGCCCATATACTTTTGTCAGATCAAAACTCACCATAGAGGCAATGGAGTTGGGACAGGTGCTGGAGATATTGCTTGATTATCAGGAGGCCTCAAACAGCATCCCCAAGTCTATGGAAGACCACGGCCATAAGGTTTTAAGAGTTGAAAAAATAAGCGACAAAGACTGGATAATTCTTATACGAAAAGAAAAAGAATAG
- the moeB gene encoding molybdopterin-synthase adenylyltransferase MoeB, whose product MDFTEEQILRYSRHIILPEIGGKGQAKIAKAKVFIIGAGGLGCPVGFFLTAAGVGTIAMIDDDYVELSNLQRQIAHSTRTIGMPKVDSARATFEALNPDIDFIALKQRITAENIMELIGDYDIVVDGSDNFPTRYLINDACVLMGKPLASAAILRFEGQVTTIIPGEGHCYRCLFEEMPPPGLVPSCQEAGVLGVLPGIIGGLQAMEVLKIILGKGDVLKESLLIFDALKTTFRKVKVPRNPDCAVCGKNPTITSLDGAAYGGDYCHI is encoded by the coding sequence ATGGATTTTACAGAAGAGCAAATTCTTCGCTACAGCAGACACATAATCCTGCCTGAGATAGGTGGCAAAGGACAGGCAAAAATAGCTAAAGCAAAGGTCTTCATAATCGGAGCTGGCGGGTTAGGCTGTCCGGTCGGCTTTTTTTTAACTGCGGCAGGGGTTGGCACTATAGCAATGATTGATGACGACTACGTGGAGTTAAGTAACCTGCAAAGACAGATTGCCCACAGCACCCGCACCATCGGAATGCCTAAGGTGGACTCCGCAAGGGCTACCTTTGAGGCCCTCAACCCTGATATTGATTTCATTGCGCTTAAGCAGAGAATTACCGCTGAAAATATAATGGAACTAATTGGAGACTATGACATCGTGGTGGATGGAAGTGACAACTTTCCTACCAGATACCTTATAAATGATGCTTGCGTGTTGATGGGAAAACCACTGGCAAGTGCTGCAATATTAAGATTTGAGGGGCAGGTGACAACGATAATTCCAGGAGAGGGACACTGCTACCGCTGCCTGTTTGAAGAGATGCCCCCGCCGGGCCTTGTGCCTTCATGTCAGGAGGCTGGGGTGCTGGGAGTGCTGCCCGGTATTATCGGCGGTCTTCAAGCTATGGAGGTTCTTAAGATAATACTTGGCAAGGGAGACGTGTTAAAGGAATCTCTACTTATTTTTGACGCTCTGAAGACTACTTTCAGGAAAGTAAAAGTACCCAGAAACCCGGACTGTGCGGTTTGTGGAAAAAATCCGACGATTACCTCTTTAGACGGGGCGGCCTATGGCGGGGATTATTGCCACATTTAG